A single window of Ananas comosus cultivar F153 linkage group 24, ASM154086v1, whole genome shotgun sequence DNA harbors:
- the LOC109728485 gene encoding FAS1 domain-containing protein SELMODRAFT_448915-like yields MQRANYFTFVTLINMVQDKVRANTTFLMPSDRMLSKTLIPEKQVLEFLLRHSIPAPLFFEDLKRLPNGTLIPAYEPEYMIRVTNKGRKRFYVNNIQLVSPNICIAGDSFRCHGINGVLKREVSKRGTPISCSHAAPPPAAPGPLSSHVESPPPLLAASPIMSPSVSPPPEESDMGTQKSTSFNLQFRESYSIMVAFLILSVMRLWI; encoded by the coding sequence ATGCAGCGTGCAAACTACTTCACTTTCGTCACCTTGATCAACATGGTGCAGGACAAAGTTAGGGCAAACACAACTTTCCTGATGCCGAGCGACCGCATGCTGTCGAAAACCCTGATTCCGGAGAAGCAAGTGCTAGAGTTCTTGTTGAGGCATTCGATCCCCGCACCTTTGTTCTTCGAGGACTTGAAACGCCTCCCAAATGGAACCCTGATTCCCGCGTACGAGCCCGAGTACATGATAAGAGTAACTAACAAAGGGAGGAAAAGATTTTACGTCAATAACATTCAGCTTGTGAGCCCTAATATTTGCATTGCCGGAGATTCGTTCAGGTGCCATGGGATAAATGGAGTTCTAAAGAGAGAAGTTTCGAAGAGGGGAACTCCGATCAGTTGCTCCCATGCAGCTCCTCCACCTGCAGCACCTGGGCCTTTGTCGTCTCATGTTGAATCTCCACCACCGCTTTTAGCAGCTTCACCAATAATGAGTCCTTCTGTAAGTCCACCGCCGGAAGAATCTGACATGGGGACTCAGAAGTCAACTTCTTTCAATCTACAATTCAGAGAATCATACTCTATTATGGTGGCTTTCCTAATATTATCCGTAATGAGGCTCTGGATTTAA
- the LOC109728585 gene encoding bZIP transcription factor 16-like isoform X2: MGGSETDSPAKAPKNSSAQEQQPVTTSASVAPVYPDWSSFQAYSPIPPGFFHSPVASSPQAHPYMWGAQHMMPPYGTPTPYVMYPPGGLYAHPSMPPGTHPFSPYAMPPSNGNADVPGTTPGSSDGKSSEGKEKSPLKRSKGSLGSLNMITGKNNNDPGKTSGVSANGVFSQSGESGSDSSSEGSDANSQNDSQPKTGGGEESFDENPQSGNRAHGSQNGVTRSPSQGMLNQTMPMMPMPVGGPTTNLNIGMDYWGPPTSAALPLIRGKVPTTAVGGAVVPAEHLIQDERELKRQRRKQSNRESARRSRLRKQAECEELAQRADSLKEENASLRAELSRLRKEYDELLSQNTSLKEKLGEMGGRKTDDPRVDRNEQNSGYNNHKELSESDAQIGKASQP; encoded by the exons ATGGGAGGTAGTGAGACCGATTCTCCGGCCAAGGCTCCGAAGAACTCTTCGGCTCAG GAACAACAACCGGTCACTACCTCTGCGTCGGTCGCCCCTGTATACCCTGACTGGTCTAGTTTTCAG GCGTACTCGCCGATCCCACCAGGGTTCTTTCACTCACCCGTAGCATCGAGTCCCCAGGCTCATCCTTACATGTGGGGAGCTCAG CACATGATGCCCCCTTATGGAACACCAACACCGTATGTCATGTATCCTCCAGGAGGGCTGTATGCTCATCCTTCAATGCCTCCG GGAACACATCCATTCAGCCCTTATGCCATGCCTCCTTCAAATGGAAATGCTGATGTTCCT GGAACCACTCCTGGCAGTTCAGATGGAAAATCTTCTGAAGGCAAGGAAAAAAGCCCCCTGAAAAGATCCAAAGGGAGTTTAGGAAGCTTGAATATGATTACAGGAAAGAACAATAATGACCCTGGTAAAACATCTGGAGTATCAGCAAATGGAGTCTTCTCTCAAAG TGGTGAAAGTGGAAGTGACAGTTCAAGTGAAGGAAGCGACGCCAACTCTCAGAAT GATTCGCAGCCAAAGACAGGAGGCGGAGAGGAGTCCTTTGATG AAAACCCCCAGAGTGGAAACCGTGCACATGGTTCTCAGAATGGCGTGACCCGTTCGCCATCACAAGGGATGTTGAATCAAACTATGCCTATGATGCCGATGCCGGTAGGGGGACCCACTACTAACTTAAATATCGGCATGGATTACTGGGGTCCTCCAACTTCAGCGGCTCTTCCTCTTATACGTGGCAAGGTACCGACCACTGCTGTCGGAGGAGCTGTGGTTCCAGCTGAGCATTTGATTCAG GATGAAAGAGAATTGAAAAGGCAGAGAAGAAAGCAATCCAACAGGGAATCTGCTCGTAGATCAAGATTGCGCAAGCAG GCTGAATGTGAGGAGCTTGCTCAACGTGCTGACTCTTTAAAGGAGGAAAATGCTTCCCTTAGAGCGGAGTTAAGCCGGCTTCGGAAGGAGTATGATGAACTTCTTTCTCAGAACACCTCTCTTAAG GAAAAATTGGGGGAGATGGGAGGAAGAAAAACTGATGATCCGAGAGTCGACAGAAACGAACAAAATTCTGGTTATAATAACCATAAAGAACTCTCTGAATCTGATGCCCAAATTGGGAAAGCAAGCCAACCTTAA
- the LOC109728585 gene encoding bZIP transcription factor 16-like isoform X1: MGGSETDSPAKAPKNSSAQEQQPVTTSASVAPVYPDWSSFQAYSPIPPGFFHSPVASSPQAHPYMWGAQHMMPPYGTPTPYVMYPPGGLYAHPSMPPGTHPFSPYAMPPSNGNADVPGTTPGSSDGKSSEGKEKSPLKRSKGSLGSLNMITGKNNNDPGKTSGVSANGVFSQSGESGSDSSSEGSDANSQNDSQPKTGGGEESFDVENPQSGNRAHGSQNGVTRSPSQGMLNQTMPMMPMPVGGPTTNLNIGMDYWGPPTSAALPLIRGKVPTTAVGGAVVPAEHLIQDERELKRQRRKQSNRESARRSRLRKQAECEELAQRADSLKEENASLRAELSRLRKEYDELLSQNTSLKEKLGEMGGRKTDDPRVDRNEQNSGYNNHKELSESDAQIGKASQP, encoded by the exons ATGGGAGGTAGTGAGACCGATTCTCCGGCCAAGGCTCCGAAGAACTCTTCGGCTCAG GAACAACAACCGGTCACTACCTCTGCGTCGGTCGCCCCTGTATACCCTGACTGGTCTAGTTTTCAG GCGTACTCGCCGATCCCACCAGGGTTCTTTCACTCACCCGTAGCATCGAGTCCCCAGGCTCATCCTTACATGTGGGGAGCTCAG CACATGATGCCCCCTTATGGAACACCAACACCGTATGTCATGTATCCTCCAGGAGGGCTGTATGCTCATCCTTCAATGCCTCCG GGAACACATCCATTCAGCCCTTATGCCATGCCTCCTTCAAATGGAAATGCTGATGTTCCT GGAACCACTCCTGGCAGTTCAGATGGAAAATCTTCTGAAGGCAAGGAAAAAAGCCCCCTGAAAAGATCCAAAGGGAGTTTAGGAAGCTTGAATATGATTACAGGAAAGAACAATAATGACCCTGGTAAAACATCTGGAGTATCAGCAAATGGAGTCTTCTCTCAAAG TGGTGAAAGTGGAAGTGACAGTTCAAGTGAAGGAAGCGACGCCAACTCTCAGAAT GATTCGCAGCCAAAGACAGGAGGCGGAGAGGAGTCCTTTGATG TAGAAAACCCCCAGAGTGGAAACCGTGCACATGGTTCTCAGAATGGCGTGACCCGTTCGCCATCACAAGGGATGTTGAATCAAACTATGCCTATGATGCCGATGCCGGTAGGGGGACCCACTACTAACTTAAATATCGGCATGGATTACTGGGGTCCTCCAACTTCAGCGGCTCTTCCTCTTATACGTGGCAAGGTACCGACCACTGCTGTCGGAGGAGCTGTGGTTCCAGCTGAGCATTTGATTCAG GATGAAAGAGAATTGAAAAGGCAGAGAAGAAAGCAATCCAACAGGGAATCTGCTCGTAGATCAAGATTGCGCAAGCAG GCTGAATGTGAGGAGCTTGCTCAACGTGCTGACTCTTTAAAGGAGGAAAATGCTTCCCTTAGAGCGGAGTTAAGCCGGCTTCGGAAGGAGTATGATGAACTTCTTTCTCAGAACACCTCTCTTAAG GAAAAATTGGGGGAGATGGGAGGAAGAAAAACTGATGATCCGAGAGTCGACAGAAACGAACAAAATTCTGGTTATAATAACCATAAAGAACTCTCTGAATCTGATGCCCAAATTGGGAAAGCAAGCCAACCTTAA